Below is a genomic region from Rosa chinensis cultivar Old Blush chromosome 5, RchiOBHm-V2, whole genome shotgun sequence.
TAGGTTGTTGCCGGGGATTTTATAGTGGCGTTTTCAAACCATAATCGACCTGGTTACTTCTTGGATGGGGGCTCCGAGTCCGACCAAACTCATGACTATGGGTGGATTGATCAGTAACAATAGTGGAATGCTCGGAATGGTTGAACAGCAAATTGTATACAGCCACAGAAAGGGCAAGAACCACCGCCCAATGAGTCAACAACAGTGAGGAGCCAGCAGAATAGGAGCCTGGACCAACACGAGAGGAGACCAACTGGCTTGAGTGTTTAGGAATTTGTGAGTGTAATCATCTGATTCAGTGGTAGACTGGTAGTACTGAACAAGTAACAATCAACAATAAAAATGAATGATATACAAGGCAAGTTTTCCATGCAAAAGCCCCAAATTTGATTACCATGGGTTCTCAATTAGGTTACTTGATCATCTCCGGCCAGGTTACATTGGAGTGGAAATATATTAAATTACCGGTCCTATTTCATCAACCAACTATTACACCACATTTGGTGAAAGGCCCCTGGAAACTATACCAAATGTTGGATTTAGTAAATACATACACTGATACACACATTTGCAAGATTCTAAAATGAAACGCAGCTGAaatattttacaaaattgaccACATGCTCTATCTCCTCTGATCTGAATTCAGATTGCAGCTTCTTTGCCATAGAGGCTCCTTTGCTGGCGCCAACTTGTCTTCTTTGTTGGCTGGCAAGACATGGTACACCGTACACGGTGGTGATTGGGCTACTTGGTTAAGTATTTGAGGGTAATTTGAAATTTAATAGTATTCTACATTTCAAGTGGTAAATGCCAATGCTTGGAGATACAGCACAAATAGTGTTGGAAACAAGTTTACAGAGAGGATGGAATGGAAAAAGGAGGATCGATACAACAGTGCAGCATTCTACTGCAGACTAAAGCTTCAGGCTTTCTTGTTAATTTAGCAAGACTGCGAGACAAACATTTTTATAAAATATGAAGCAGTTTTCCCAAAGACCTAAATCTTCCTTCATACTCTGTAACATTGCCTTTTTCTCGAGTTACTTCAACGCGGTATTAGATAAGGCAGAGCACAAGAGATTTCACAGAAGTATGAACCTtaaaattatgtttagtccctATCTCTTATCTGTCTATGAAAATAGATAACACTTTTGTCTTCTATTATAATCAATTTTTCGACTAGAAGAAAGCTTAGATGCAGaaaaagttaaataactcaGGCAATGCCAGCTAACAATTATGAATAGCAGCAAACAAAATCTTAGTAAAAGAGTTCTATGCTAAGAGAAACTGTAAAACCTCTCTTGCTCTGTTCATAAAGGAACTAAGACAAATTTCTTTCCCGCATGAAACGTTCCATCTTCTCTACATCTTGTGGAGTATCAACACCGTGAGCCTCATGATCAACCTTTATTACCTGCGAGAAAAGTTTTGAAAAATActtaaatgaagaaaataaaataaaattattgaTACGCGAGAAAGTAAAACCACCCAACACAGCATTACAATTAACCAGTAAAGTGTCTTATTAAGTTCACTGGGAAATAAGCGAAAAAGATTaatcaataaaaatgaaattgatCCAAAGACATAGAAGGTGAAACAATGCTATACCTTCATCTTATATCCATTCTCAAGGACCTTAAGCTGCTCCAAATCTTCTTCTAGTTGTAATGGAGTAGGCGGAAGCTCTGGATATATCTTTAAGAACTTTGTATCATAGCTCTGGCAAGTAGCAAAATGACGACATTGGTTAACAACTTCTAGATGTGTATAGAGTCAGAGTTATTATGGCTCAAAAGTCCTGTAACATACTAAAATGCTAGTACCTGAATACCAAGATGAAGTAAATACGGAAAATGTGGATTGACCTTGCCTGACCTGTTTTGTGTACACgagcacaaatttttttttattatcaattAACTCAAGAGTATTATGTAACGTATGTATAGCAAATTTAACACGCACTTGTTGTAGGGGATTAAACCCCTTGAGAAATAGATTGCATAACCATGATTGTCCACCACACACTTTACCCGATTTGGATCAGAGGTATCTTCAGGTTTCAATGAGGTAACTGCAGTGCTAAACACAGCATCAGGGGCAGCCTAACAGTAATCAAACAAAATTCAATCACGACTGTTAAGCATTATTATTTGATTCATGTTGAAGAGAAAATGGGGTAAAGTAACATGATTGGCCAAAACAAGTTACCTGCAGGGCCATGACAACCCCATCGATTATCTCGGGCTCCATTAGTGGTTCATCACCCTGAATGTTAACAACGATGTCAAACTTCTTCGTAAGCTTTTGGAGCGCCTCAGTGCAGCGTTCAGTTCCTTCAGACCACAATTTAAACTCTTAACGCAATCTCTCTAACAGTTGGAAAATTAGAAATGTAAAACCAAGCTGCTTACCATTCCTGCAAGTTTCTGATGTCATTATGACATTAGCTCCAAAATCTGAACAGCATGCTGCTATTTTCTTATCATCAGTAGCCACAACTAGTACAAAGAATATATCAAGTTAGCCAACCATTTTGActatggaaatgtactaaagaAAACATGTACATGCTCTGAGCTTGACTGCTGGACGTACCAAGTTGATCCAGCTTGTTTGCAAGTTTTGCTCTTTCCCATGTCCTCTAGAATCACAACAAAGTACTTAAGCATATGATGGTAGCATCTTTTCCGCTATAATGTATGATGGCACACAGTAAATACAACATACTAGCAAACACAACAGAGAGCAAAGAAACATAGCTTAATCATGGATCACATCTACAAATTTAGGCATTTTACAGAAATCCAGGAAGGCATTTCATCCAGGAGAACATTATGTTCGACCTTCCATATGAGATCACTCATCATTCACATATTTTGCTGAATAGGACCCACACGAATCAACGAGATTCAACTAGCAGTTCGCTGTGGTGATAATGCAAAGAGGTTTGTTTCCTCGCATTTACAACCAAAGCAAATATCTGCGAGAATTAGCTCCGATAATGCAGAAGTAACCACACAATCTTTGTAAAAAAAGCAAGGAAACCCTACTGCTATTCAATTTTTTTGCACCTGAGTAACAACAGTTTCAGTAAAATGATCACCTTAATATAACTGTGCTGATTAATATCCTCATGAAACAGTCATCTAATCTCTGATTATCAACACTTAAAATCTCCATTAAATATTGCCTTAGCAGCTTCTCATtctcaaaatttcaaacttcaTATTAACCTTAAAATTGATAAGCCCAATTTCCAATTGGTGCCAACCACACAATTCCACCACCTCTAAATCCTTGGTGAAATGATTAATCAATTAATCTCTGATTAAATTCGAAACAATCaacttgaagaagaaagataTAAGCACCTGGATCATGGGCTTTCCGAGAATTGGAACCAGAGGTTTGCCGGGAAATCTGGAGGAAGCGAAACGCGCAGGTATGATTCCGACCACCCGGCTCCGAAACCTCGCCGGTCGCCGCCTTGAAACCACCGCGTACGCTGCCGTCGCTGCAGCCACAGCCGCTCCAGCTATTATCCATGAACGGGTGGTACCGTCCGAGCTAGATGGTGTGGAAGATGAGCCTCTCATGGTTCAGCAGATCTACGTTTTCAGTGAGCGGTGGCGCGTGAGGTTGCGGTGCGAGTGTTTGCGCGTGTTTTAAAAGAGTGATATCTCGGCGCGAACTGTTAGTTTGTGAGTTGTGACAGACTACTTTCGTATAATACGCAAATAATACACacctattgattttttttttttaaatgtttttgtaATTCATATTTTAGAATttcccttttttaaaaaaatttaaaaacacgTATCATACATATTTTTATATTCTTTTCATATTTTATACATTGTattgaaaaaatatattattttatatttaaaattaaaagttaaaaataataataataataattcttaACATTTCTCCTCATTTTGCTGAGGTTATGGCTAGTTTGTATGGAATGAGATTCTGCTTGATGATGGGTTGTAGGAGGATAGAGCTTGAAAGTGATGCTATTAAAGTGGTAATAGCCATTAATGATATAAATTTTGATTGTAGCTTGGAAGAATCTGTGTTTGATGAGATTAGAGTTCTGCAACATAACTCTGAGACCATTTTTTAGAGGAAGATAAACTGGAATAAAGTTATGGAAGGAAATTGGTCCCCCTTTACTTAATGCAGTTGTAATAGAAGAATTTTCTAGTTAATGTAGAAGCGTTGTACTTTTTTTTACTTACTTCGATTTGAAATAGGTTTTTAATGAGACCACAAATTACCATTGAGATGTATTGTCCAAGAATTTATTAATGAAATGCTTTTTTTCGTCAAAATTTTAGAGGAAATAATATTTGTATGTATTTTTCTTGTATTATACACGTCATATTCTAGGTGTGCAAAACGGTCCTTTTAAGTAAATCGGcagaatttcaaattttatggtGACGGACTGACGGGTAGGTGGCAAAAACGGTGCGTTTAAGTAACAGGACCTCCCAGATTTTTCAAATTCATATTTTCATGGAAACCAAACACAGCTCCCCGCCAAAATCTCCAGCCTACAAAGCTCTAGTCAAAGCCGGTCCAAATCTGAAGCCTCTTCAACAAGTCCACGCCCACATTATCGTCTCTGGATCTCACCGCAGCCGATCACTCCTCACCAAGCTCATCACTCTGGCTTGCGAAGCCGGCTCGATTCTCTACACCCACAACCTCTTCATCTCCGTCCCTCACCCGGACTCCTTCCTCTTCAATTCCATAATCAAGTCATCCTCTAAGTTCGGCTTCCCGCAACACACTCTCTTCTTCTATCACTCCATGCTCGGTTTTCGAACCCCGCCGAGTAGTTACACCTTCACCTCTGTGATCAAGGCCTGCGCCGATCTAAGGGCTCTGAGACTCGGTAGGGGTGTGCATTCACATGTAGTGGTGTGTGGGTGTGGGTCGGAGCCGTTTGTTCAGGCGGCTCTTGTTAGCTTGTATTCGAAATGTGGGGAGTTTGGGGTTGCAAGgaaggtgttcgatgaaatgcctgAGAGGAGTGTTGTGGGTTGGAACTCGATGATTTCGGGGTACGAGCAGAACGGGTTTTCGAGAGAGGCGATTGAGGTGTTTAAGGAGATGAGGGAAGCGGGTGTTGAGCCGGATTCGACTGGTTTCGTGAATGTTTTGGCGGCGTGTTCTCAGTTGGGAGATGTTGGTTTAGGGTGTTCGGTGCATGATGAGGTTGTCAGGAAGGGGATAGAAGTGAATGTGGCTCTAGGAACTTCGCTGATTAACATGTATGCTAGGTGTGGGGATGTGAGCAAAGCGCGAGAAGTTTTCGATTGTATGGATGAAAGGAATGTTATTACTTGGACTGCTATGATTTCGGGGTACGCAACGAATGGTTATGGTAGTCAAGCTATGGAGCTTTTTGGCGACATGAGAGCTCGTGGTCCTAGTCCTAACACCGTGACATTTGTTGCAGTCTTGGCAGCTTGTGCTCATGCTGGGCTAGTGAAAGAAGGAAGGCAGGCATATGCAAGCATGAGGCAAGAGTATGGATTAGTGCCGGGAGTGGAGCACTGTGTTTGCCTGGTTGATATGCTTGGGCGTTCTGGGCTTCTCGATGAAGCATATCAGTTCATCAAAGAGCTTAGCCCGGGAGAGGCAGCTCCACCTCTTTGGACTGCCATGCTTGGGGCTTGCAAGATGCATAAGAATACCGATCTTGGAGTAACAGTtgctgagcatcttttggaggTTGAGCCTGAAAATCCAGGCCATTATGTGATGCTTTCGAACATATATGCATTGGCAGGTAGGATGGATAGAGTGGAAATGGTTAGAAACATGATGAAAGGAAGAAGCTTGAAAAAGCAAGTTGGCTATAGTACAATACATGTGAATCAGAAAACCAATTTGTTTAGCATGGGCGACAAGTCCCACCCAGAGACAAATGAAATTTATCAGTATTTAGATGAATTGATGCGGTGGTGCAGTGAAGCAGGGTATGCACCAGCACCGGAGTTAGTGATGCAtgaagtggaagaagaagagagggaaTATGCCCTTAGATATCACAGTGAGAAGCTTGCAATTGCATATGGGCTAATGAAAACCAAGGATGGTGAGGCCATTAGGATTGTAAAGAACCTCCGAATGTGTGAGGACTGCCACTCGGCTATTAAGTTTATCTCAGTTGTTACCAAAAGAGAGATTATTGTTCGGGATAAGCTTCGCTTCCACCATTTCAAATATGGCTCCTGTTCATGCCTGGATTATTGGTAAGAATGCTTGGTGACTCTCTGACTTGTGAGCTTAGAGAATTTCAGCTGTCTTTGCAAGAAAGGTGACACCATAAAGAGGGTGCATCGCATTGCTAGAATGCTTGAACAACAAGCACAAATGCATTGCAGACTGTTAGGTGCAGTGCAGGACATCAAATGCAATTTCATGACTTTCTGGTTCATCTGTGGATTGACAATCACCAATTGGTTCTAGTAAAACCTCCGCTAGAAGGATGAGATACCAGATCAAGCTGAACCGAGGAACCAAATTAGTGATGTCCTCGAATTGGAGAAGCTACAATTGGGACTTGAAGATGCCAGAAACACTTCCTTTGGTCAACGAAATATTACTCTAGTAAATATAAAGGTAACTTTACTATTGTTCCCGATGAATATTCAGTATGAAGAAAATTTACTTTTAGTACATTGGACATGCATAGGGGTTAAATCATTTTTCTTCCCAATAAATCCCACGTAGTTGAGACTCCCGTCGTTATTCGGGATACTCTCTTGATGCTGACCATATAATCTGGGTTGTTTAGGAATGAGAATTTAATATTATATGAGCATGTGATAAACCTCTCCTATGCTGTCTAATCTTAAATTTATGACTAATTAATCTGGTGATGTTAACACAGTGCAGTAATTAGCGACTAAACATTCTACATTAAATAGTATTAAAGAAAGTGATTAATAATTTGGTCCAAGAGATTCTCTGCCTTCTGAGATTTATAACCCACGAGGGAGCCCGACAACGGCCGAACGAGACAAATAGACAGGGCAGAGCCCACTATGAACTAACCATTACTTTTTTCTCTTCTGGGTTTGTCAGAATGAACGGCCATTACTATATACTGAAATGTTTCAGCATGGACCAATGAATATAATATTTTCTTCCACCAATCGAAATTTTTACAGTCAATTGTAAGGTCTCTCCTAAAAGGATTATAACTGTAGTATCCCACATCGGAAGAAAAGTAAATTGTGTAACTGTTTATAACTAATTACACGAAGGGTAAGGGCACCCTACTCACCATGAGTAGGTAGCAAATAACCTTGTTGAAATGAGATTATGCAACCGCATTCTGTTTGGCTGTGATGCAGGCTCAGCATTGGAGCCCGAGTCCTGAGGGTGAGAGGGGCGTCCTTATCCACGAAAGGTCAAAGCCCGAGCCCTGAGGGTGAGAAGGGCATCCCTACCCACGATGGGTCGGTAGCAAATTTCAAATGAGATTATTCAAAGGTCAAAGCTCGAGCACGAGCCTCTGAGGGTGAGAGGGGCATCCCTCCCTACCCACAATGGGTAGGTAGTTTTTTTTAGGTTTTAACATATGATACTGAAGCAAGTCTATTTATTTCGACAAATCTCGTGGTATTTAGATTAGAGATGACAATTCGTATTGACCTACATTAGCTGAAAATCCACGCAAATGTGATCAAAGTCAACAAGTCCTCAACCTCATTAGTCAACAACTTTTCTCAACACAAATCCGACTTACGTAAATTTTTGACTAGATTGCGACTACAAATTTCCTAGATTGCGACTTATTTACTAGATTTACAAATTTCCTAGATTGCGACAAATTTCCTTTCTCTTTCTGGTAAATTTTTGTATCCTTACCGCCGTCCTTCTCGTGTGTAACTTTTCTCTCCTTTACATCATTATTTCCACGAATAAATCCACTTTTCCAAAAGTCATTTTCTTTTGCTTGCTCTCTTTTTGTTATTAAATCCCTTTTCCCGCAGAGTCTCCTCATTAGTCATCACTCGTGTGCAGTAAGACACAGCCCGTTGGATTGGGTCCAGTTTCAATTTCATAATCTCCACCATACGTCGTCGTTTCCCTCCACGTGGGCTGCTTGATTCGGATAAATAATGCAGTTACTCAGATATTCCCCGGTAGGACCCACCAGGGCCCCCACTTTCCCACCAAAAGATATCCCTTCGTCGCGCCCCCACAACGCTCCATCTGGCGCGTAAACTCCACACTCCGCAACGGACACATTAATCTCTGTAAGACTGTTACTCTCCTCCCTCTGAtccaatcaaaattcaaaacctttCAATCTTATGCGTGCACGGTTCTTTAAAGCCCTTAAACCCAGAGACCACGTTTCACTTCCCACACCGAGAAATGAACCTGAAAACCGCAACTTTAAAACCGAAGCACTTTCCCACAGGAACCTGAAAAGCTCTGAGCTATGAATCTCCGGCAACGGACACCGGCCACGCGCGCCTACGCGCGGCCGGAGATGCAAGAGGCCTTCAACATAATCCCCATCCACAACCTCCTCGCCGACCACCCCTCCCTTCGCTACCTGGAGATACGCGCCGCGGCGGCCGCCCTACGCGCCGTCGGGGACCTCCGGAAGCCGCCGTTCGTGCCGTGGAAAAGCGACTACGACCTGATGAACTGGCTCGGAATCTTCTTCGGGTTCCAAATCGACAACGTTCGGAACCAGCGGGAGCACCTGGTCCTCCACCTCGCCAACTCCCAAATGCAGCTCCAGCCTCCGCCCAACCTCGCCGACGTCCTCGACCCCGGCGTCCTCCGCCGCTTCCGCCGCAAATTGCTCGAAAACTACACCTCCTGGTGCGCCTACCTCGGCCGCAGATCAAACCTCATCGTTTCCCGTCGCCGGCCCGACCATTTCCGCCGCGAGCTGCTCTACGTGGCGCTGTACCTGCTCGTCTGGGGTGAGTCCGGTAACCTAAGATTTACTCCAGAGTGTATTTGTTACATTTACCATCATATGGCTATGGAGCTCAATCAGGTCCTTGATGAGGACATTGACCCCGAGACGGGTCGGCCCTTTGTCCCCTCTGTTTCCGGTGAAAATGCTTTTTTGAAGAGTGTGATTATGCCGATTTACGCTACTATTAAGGATGAGGTTGAAAGCAGTAGAAATGGCACCAGGCCGCACTCGGCCTGGCGCAACTATGATGATATCAATGAGTACTTTTGGTCCAGGAGGTGTTTCAAGAATCTCAGATGGCCTATTAATTACACTAGTAATTTTTTCAGTACAACTCCGAAGGAGAGGAGGGTGGGGAAGACTGGGTTTGTGGAGCAGAGGTCGTTTTGGAATCTGTTTAGGAGCTTCGACAAGCTGTGGGTgctgttgattttgtttttgcaaGCTAGTCTTATTGTGGCTTGGGAGGGGAAAGAGTATCCATGGACGGCATTGGAGAGTAGGGACGTGCAGGTGCGGTTGTTGACTGTGTTTATTACTTGGGGGGGTCTTAGGGTGCTTCAGGCAGTGCTTGATGCTGGGACTCAGTATAGTTTGGTGACGAGGGAGACTTTGTTGCTTGGGGTGAGAATGGTGCTAAAGGCGGCGGTTGCAATAACGTGGACTATTCTATTTGCAGTGTTTTATGCGAGCATTTGGGCTCAGAAGAATTCCGATGGGAGGTGGTCTGCTGAAGCAAATAGCAAGATTGTTGATTTTTGTTGGGCTGTACTGTTTTTTGTTATTCCAGAATTGCTGGCATTGGTTCTGTTTATAGTTCCTTGGGTGAGGAACTTCATTGAAGAGTTAAATTGTAATGCAATTTATGTGTTTACATGGTGGTTTCACACCCGGATTTTTGTTGGTCGCGCACTGAGGGAAGGGCTTGTCAGTAATGTCAAATACACAGTGTTCTGGATTATTGTGTTGGCTTCAAAGTTTGCTTTCAGTTATTTCCTTCAGATCAAGCCGCTTGTTAACACGACAAAGACTCTCATGAAGATTAAGGTTCACACATACAAGATGCATGTTTTTTTTGAGGGGACTAATGTAATAGCAGTTGTGTTGTTGTGGATTCCGGTTCTGTTGATTTACCTGATGGATCTGCAGATATGGTATGCCATTCACTCATCCTTTATTGGTGCAACAATTGGGCTGTTTTCACATTTGGGGGAGATAAGGAATATCAAACAGCTGAGGCTTAGGTTTCAGTTTTTTGCTAGTGCATTGCAATTTAATCTCATGCCAGAGGAGCAGTCATTACGTCCCGAGCTGACAATGGTGAAGAAACTCCGCGATGCCATACACAGGCTGAGGTTGCGGTATGGACTTGGTCAAGCCTACAAGAAGACTGAATCAAGCCAAATAGAAGCTACCAGGTTTGCTTTGATATGGAATGAAATCATGACAACTTTCAGGGAGGAAGATCTTATTAGTGATCGAGAACTTGAGCTCATGGAACTGCCACCTAATTGTTGGAAGATTAGAGTTATTCGCTGGCCGTGTTTCCTCCTTGCAAATGAACTATTGCTTGCTCTACGTCAGGCAATGGAGCTGGCAGATGAACCTGATCAGTTGCTTTGGTTGAGGATATGCAAGAGTGAGTATCGGCGCTGTGCTATCATTGAAGCTTATGATAGCATAAGGTATCTGCTTCTTACGGTTGTTAGGGATGGCACAGAAGAAAATTCCATCATTGACCATTTTTTCAAGGAGATAGATCAATGTATTCAAAATCAGAAGTTCATGGTTACGTACAGGATGTCTCTGCTTCCGCAAATTCATGCCAAGTTAATTTCTCTTATTGACCTTCTGCTGCAATTAAAGAAAGATACAAGTAAGACAGTGGATATATTGCAGGCCCTGTATGAACTCTGTGTTCGTGAATTCCCACAGGTGAAGAGGTCCATGGCAACATTGAGGGTGGAAGGCCTGGCAACTCGTAGTAGATCCACTGAAGAAGGCTTGCTTTTTGAAAATGCGATTCAGTTTCCTGATGATGAGGATGCAACCTTTTTTAGGCATCTGCGACGTCTGCATACAATTCTCACTTCTAGAGACTCGATGCACAATGTCCCAGTGAATATTGATGCAAGAAAGCGCATTGCTTTCTTTAGCAATTCACTTTTCATGAACATGCCCCGTGCTCCCAATGTTGAGAAAATGATGGCTTTCAGTGTCCTGACTCCATATTATGATGAGGAAGTGTTGTATGGCAAAGAATCTCTTCGATCTGAGAACGAAGATGGGATTTCCACCTTGTTTTATCTGCAGAAGATTTATGAAGGTGAGTGGACAAACTTTCTGGAACGGATGTACAGAGAGGGCATGAAGAATGACGAGGAACTCTTTACTACGAAGGCAAGGGATCTCCGTGTTTGGGCATCATACAGAGGCCAGACATTATCGCGTACTGTGAGAGGGATGATGTACTACTATAGGGCGCTGAAGATGCTTGCCTTTCTTGATTCTGCATCTGAGATGGATATAGGGTATGGATCACAGCAAGTTGCCTCTCATGGTTTGATGacccaaaataacattatgGATGGTGTACAGTCAGGTTTGCAACCAGCTTCACGAAAACTCGGAAGAACAGCCAGTGTGGCTTACTTATTCAAGGGCCATGAACGTGGCATTGCTATGTTGAAATTTACGTATGTGGTTGCCTGCCAACTATATGGGCAGCATAAGGCTAAGGGAGATCCCCGTGCTGAGGAGATATTATTTCTGATGAAAAACAATGAGGCCCTTCGAGTGGCCTATGTTGATAAGGTTGAGTTGGGGAGAGATGAGGTTGAGTATTACTCTGTGCTTGTTAAATATGATCAGCAGATCCAAAGCGAGGTAGAGATCTATCGGATCAGGTTGCCTGGTCCCCTGAAGCTCGGTGAAGGTAAACCAGAGAATCAAAACCATGCCATAATCTTTACCAGGGGTGATGCAATTCAGACAATTGACATGAACCAAGACAATTCTTTTGAGGAGGCACTCAAAATGCGGAATTTGCTGGAGGAATTCAAGAACTTTTATGGCCTCAGAAAGCCAACTATCTTGGGTGTCCGTGAGGATATCTTCACAGGTTCTGT
It encodes:
- the LOC112167134 gene encoding 3-deoxy-manno-octulosonate cytidylyltransferase, mitochondrial, with product MRGSSSTPSSSDGTTRSWIIAGAAVAAATAAYAVVSRRRPARFRSRVVGIIPARFASSRFPGKPLVPILGKPMIQRTWERAKLANKLDQLVVATDDKKIAACCSDFGANVIMTSETCRNGTERCTEALQKLTKKFDIVVNIQGDEPLMEPEIIDGVVMALQAAPDAVFSTAVTSLKPEDTSDPNRVKCVVDNHGYAIYFSRGLIPYNKSGKVNPHFPYLLHLGIQSYDTKFLKIYPELPPTPLQLEEDLEQLKVLENGYKMKVIKVDHEAHGVDTPQDVEKMERFMRERNLS
- the LOC112166996 gene encoding pentatricopeptide repeat-containing protein At2g33760 yields the protein METKHSSPPKSPAYKALVKAGPNLKPLQQVHAHIIVSGSHRSRSLLTKLITLACEAGSILYTHNLFISVPHPDSFLFNSIIKSSSKFGFPQHTLFFYHSMLGFRTPPSSYTFTSVIKACADLRALRLGRGVHSHVVVCGCGSEPFVQAALVSLYSKCGEFGVARKVFDEMPERSVVGWNSMISGYEQNGFSREAIEVFKEMREAGVEPDSTGFVNVLAACSQLGDVGLGCSVHDEVVRKGIEVNVALGTSLINMYARCGDVSKAREVFDCMDERNVITWTAMISGYATNGYGSQAMELFGDMRARGPSPNTVTFVAVLAACAHAGLVKEGRQAYASMRQEYGLVPGVEHCVCLVDMLGRSGLLDEAYQFIKELSPGEAAPPLWTAMLGACKMHKNTDLGVTVAEHLLEVEPENPGHYVMLSNIYALAGRMDRVEMVRNMMKGRSLKKQVGYSTIHVNQKTNLFSMGDKSHPETNEIYQYLDELMRWCSEAGYAPAPELVMHEVEEEEREYALRYHSEKLAIAYGLMKTKDGEAIRIVKNLRMCEDCHSAIKFISVVTKREIIVRDKLRFHHFKYGSCSCLDYW
- the LOC112165047 gene encoding callose synthase 11, which produces MNLRQRTPATRAYARPEMQEAFNIIPIHNLLADHPSLRYLEIRAAAAALRAVGDLRKPPFVPWKSDYDLMNWLGIFFGFQIDNVRNQREHLVLHLANSQMQLQPPPNLADVLDPGVLRRFRRKLLENYTSWCAYLGRRSNLIVSRRRPDHFRRELLYVALYLLVWGESGNLRFTPECICYIYHHMAMELNQVLDEDIDPETGRPFVPSVSGENAFLKSVIMPIYATIKDEVESSRNGTRPHSAWRNYDDINEYFWSRRCFKNLRWPINYTSNFFSTTPKERRVGKTGFVEQRSFWNLFRSFDKLWVLLILFLQASLIVAWEGKEYPWTALESRDVQVRLLTVFITWGGLRVLQAVLDAGTQYSLVTRETLLLGVRMVLKAAVAITWTILFAVFYASIWAQKNSDGRWSAEANSKIVDFCWAVLFFVIPELLALVLFIVPWVRNFIEELNCNAIYVFTWWFHTRIFVGRALREGLVSNVKYTVFWIIVLASKFAFSYFLQIKPLVNTTKTLMKIKVHTYKMHVFFEGTNVIAVVLLWIPVLLIYLMDLQIWYAIHSSFIGATIGLFSHLGEIRNIKQLRLRFQFFASALQFNLMPEEQSLRPELTMVKKLRDAIHRLRLRYGLGQAYKKTESSQIEATRFALIWNEIMTTFREEDLISDRELELMELPPNCWKIRVIRWPCFLLANELLLALRQAMELADEPDQLLWLRICKSEYRRCAIIEAYDSIRYLLLTVVRDGTEENSIIDHFFKEIDQCIQNQKFMVTYRMSLLPQIHAKLISLIDLLLQLKKDTSKTVDILQALYELCVREFPQVKRSMATLRVEGLATRSRSTEEGLLFENAIQFPDDEDATFFRHLRRLHTILTSRDSMHNVPVNIDARKRIAFFSNSLFMNMPRAPNVEKMMAFSVLTPYYDEEVLYGKESLRSENEDGISTLFYLQKIYEGEWTNFLERMYREGMKNDEELFTTKARDLRVWASYRGQTLSRTVRGMMYYYRALKMLAFLDSASEMDIGYGSQQVASHGLMTQNNIMDGVQSGLQPASRKLGRTASVAYLFKGHERGIAMLKFTYVVACQLYGQHKAKGDPRAEEILFLMKNNEALRVAYVDKVELGRDEVEYYSVLVKYDQQIQSEVEIYRIRLPGPLKLGEGKPENQNHAIIFTRGDAIQTIDMNQDNSFEEALKMRNLLEEFKNFYGLRKPTILGVREDIFTGSVSSLAWFMSAQEMSFVTLNQRVLANPLKVRMHYGHPDVFDRFWFLQRGGISKASKVINISEDIFAGFNCTLRGGNVTHHEYIQVGKGRDVGLNQISMFEAKVASGNGEQALSRDVYRLGHRLDFFRMLSFFYSTVGFYFNTMIVVLTVYSFLWGRLFLALSGVEDDLDTSNNKAVGVMLNQQFIIQLGLFTALPMIVENSLEQGFLTAVWEFLTMQLQLASVFYTFSMGTRTHYFGRTILHGGAKYRATGRGFVVQHKSFAENYRLYSRSHFVKAIELGIILVVYAAHSSVARDTFVYIGMSISSWFLVVSWMLAPFIFNPSGFDWLKTVYDFDDFISWLWYSGGVFTKAELSWETWWYEEQDHLRTTGLWGKLLEIILDLRFFFFQYGVVYQLGIVHGNKSIGVYLLSWIYMVVAVGIYMTISWAQNKYAAKEHIYYRLVQLCVIMVMVLFIVLLLEFTRFKFLDILSSLLAFIPTGWGIILIAQVLRPFLQTTVVWDTVVSLARIYDMLFGVTVMAPVALLSWLPGFQSMQTRILFNEAFSRGLQISRILTGKKSN